One Capsicum annuum cultivar UCD-10X-F1 chromosome 2, UCD10Xv1.1, whole genome shotgun sequence genomic window carries:
- the LOC107860553 gene encoding probable pectate lyase P59: MEATNFIYLSLLLFSTFFVAINGHIGEFDEVWRRRAQEADEWAQKAYKPDPMNVTFAFAKQTKKTVTEIKESRVPLNGTRRELRGKRRDDGPCLATNPIDSCWRCQGNWADNRKRLADCAMGFAKGTTGGKDGEIYVVTDNSDDSSNPKPGTLRYGVIQKQPLWIIFARSMNIRLTQELIMQSDKTIDGRGVIVHIANGAGIMLQYVKNVIIHGLRIHDIHVGSGGMIRDAVDHIGQRTQSDGDGISIFGSSNIWVDHVSMRSCYDGLIDAVEGSTAITISNSHFTDHNEVMLFGASDSSSIDQRMQITVAFNHFGKRLIQRMPRCRWGFIHVVNNDYTHWNMYAIGGSQHPIIISQGNRFVAPPNDAFKKEVTKRDYSPESVWKQWPWRSQGDLFMNGAFFVESGDPDWTKKHFELFDGISSAPGDQVTWITRFSGALNCKIGQPC, translated from the exons ATGGAAGCAACTAACTTTATATATTTGTCTTTGTTACTATTTTCCACATTTTTTGTGGCAATAAATGGGCACATTGGTGAGTTTGATGAGGTTTGGAGGAGAAGAGCCCAAGAAGCAGACGAATGGGCCCAAAAGGCCTATAAGCCCGACCCGATGAATGTCACTTTTGCATTTGCCAAGCAAACTAAGAA AACCGTGACGGAAATAAAGGAATCAAGGGTACCTCTAAATGGAACAAGAAGAGAGCTAAGAGGGAAAAGAAGAGACGATGGTCCTTGTTTAGCCACCAACCCAATTGATAGTTGTTGGAGATGCCAAGGAAATTGGGCAGATAATCGTAAAAGGCTAGCAGATTGTGCAATGGGCTTTGCAAAAGGTACCACTGGTGGAAAAGACGGCGAAATCTACGTCGTAACGGACAATTCCGATGACAGTAGCAACCCTAAACCAGGAACACTGCGTTATGGTGTCATTCAAAAGCAGCCATTGTGGATCATTTTTGCTAGAAGCATGAACATTAGGCTAACACAAGAGCTCATAATGCAAAGTGACAAGACTATTGATGGTCGTGGAGTTATCGTTCACATTGCAAATGGAGCAG GTATAATGTTGCAGTACGTGAAGAATGTGATCATCCATGGTCTGCGCATTCACGACATCCATGTAGGCAGTGGGGGGATGATCAGGGACGCAGTAGACCACATTGGACAACGAACACAGAGCGATGGAGATGGTATTTCGATATTTGGTTCGTCGAATATATGGGTGGATCATGTGTCAATGAGGAGTTGTTACGATGGGCTTATTGATGCTGTTGAGGGATCCACGGCTATTACAATATCCAACAGTCACTTCACTGATCATAATGAAGTGATGCTTTTTGGTGCAAGTGATAGTTCTTCAATTGATCAAAGGATGCAAATAACTGTGGCTTTTAATCATTTTGGGAAGAGATTAATACAGAGAATGCCAAGGTGTAGATGGGGTTTTATTCATGTTGTTAACAATGATTACACACATTGGAATATGTATGCTATTGGTGGCAGCCAACATCCCATTATTATTAGCCAGGGTAACCGTTTCGTTGCTCCTCCTAATGACGCGTTCAAGAAAGAG GTAACAAAGAGAGATTATTCCCCAGAATCAGTGTGGAAACAGTGGCCATGGAGATCACAAGGTGATCTATTCATGAATGGAGCATTCTTTGTTGAATCTGGAGATCCAGATTGGACCAAGAAACACTTTGAACTTTTTGATGGGATTTCATCAGCCCCAGGGGATCAAGTCACTTGGATTACAAGGTTTTCAGGGGCACTAAATTGCAAGATAGGACAACCTTGTTAA
- the LOC107860552 gene encoding FACT complex subunit SSRP1, which produces MTDGHLFNNISLGGRGGTNPGQLKVQSGGILWKKQGGGKAVEVDKDDIVGLTWMKVPRTNQLGVRIKDGLYYKFTGFRDQDVSSLNTYFQNSCGISPEEKQLSISGKNWGEVDLNGNMLSFLVGSKQAFEISLADVSQTQLQGKNDVMLEFHVDDTTGANEKDSLMEISFHIPNSNTQFVGDENRPPAQVLRDKIMLMADVGAGGEEAVVTFDGIAILTPRGRYNVELHLSFLRLQGQANDFKIQYSSVVRIFLLPKHNQPHTLVVITLDPPIRKGQTLYPHIVLQFETDNVVDLSLALSEDLLNTKYKDRLLTGYKGLIHDIFTQILRGLSGAKVTKPGKFRSSQDGYAVKSSLKAEDGLLYPLEKSFFFLPKPPTLILHEEIDYVEFERHAAGTANMHYFDLLIRLKTEQEHLFRNIQRNEYHNLFDFISGKGLKIMNLNEARATEGVPVLPDDDDDAVDPHLERIKNEAGGDDSDEEDEDFVLDKDDGGSPTDESGGDDSDASASGGEEKPAKKKPKKDATVSKPSSSRKKADDDGLKKKKPKKKKDPNAPKRAISAFMFFSQNERENVKRSNPGISFTEVGKVLGERWNKLSAEEKEPFEAMAKADKKRYTEQISGYKSAQPTAMDSGDESGSS; this is translated from the exons ATGACGGACGGTCACTTGTTCAACAACATCTCCCTCGGCGGCCGTGGAGGCACT AATCCAGGGCAGCTCAAGGTTCAGTCTGGAGGTATATTATGGAAGAAACAAGGTGGTGGTAAGGCTGTGGAAGTGGACAAGGACGATATAGTGGGCCTTACTTGGATGAAAGTTCCTCGAACTAATCAGCTGGGTGTGCGGATTAAGGATGGTctttattacaaatttactgGCTTTCGCGACCAG GATGTTTCGAGTTTGAACACCTATTTCCAGAATTCTTGCGGGATATCTCCAGAGGAGAAGCAGCTATCAATTAGTGGAAAAAATTGGGGAGAAGTTGATCTAAATG GGAATATGCTTTCTTTTCTTGTTGGTTCTAAGCAAGCATTTGAGATATCACTAGCAGATGTTTCTCAAACACAGCTTCAAGGAAAAAATGATGTCATGTTGGAGTTCCATGTAGATGATACAACTGGGGCTAATGAG AAAGACTCGTTGATGGAAATCAGCTTTCACATCCCTAATTCAAACACTCAATTTGTTGGTGATGAAAACCGACCTCCTGCTCAA GTTCTTCGTGACAAAATCATGTTAATGGCTGATGTCGGTGCTGGAGGTGAGGAAGCTGTTGTCACATTTGATGGCATTGCCATACTTACTCCAAG GGGTCGTTATAATGTTGAACTTCATCTCTCATTTTTGCGTTTACAAGGACAAGCCAATGACTTTAAAATTCAGTACAGCAGCGTCGTCCGTATTTTTTTGTTGCCGAAG CATAACCAACCGCACACTTTAGTAGTTATCACTCTTGATCCTCCAATTAGGAAGGGCCAAACTTTGTATCCGCACATTGTATTGCAG TTTGAGACAGACAATGTGGTGGACCTTTCGCTGGCTTTAAGTGAAGATCTTTTAAATACGAAATATAAGGATAGGCTGCTTACAGGTTACAAG GGTCTAATCCATGACATCTTTACTCAAATATTACGTGGCTTGTCTGGTGCCAAAGTCACTAAACCAGGGAAGTTCCGTAGCAGTCAAGATGGGTATGCGGTGAAGTCCTCATTGAAAGCTGAAGATGGACTCCTCTATCCTCTTGAGAAGAGCTTCTTCTTTTTACCTAAACCACCAACTCTTATACTGCATGAGGAG ATTGATTATGTGGAGTTTGAGAGGCACGCTGCGGGAACAGCCAACATGCATTACTTTGATCTTCTCATTAGACTGAAGACCGAGCAAGAACATCTTTTCCGGAATATCCAGAGAAATGAGTACCACAATCTTTTTGATTTCATCAG TGGAAAGGGTCTGAAAATAATGAACCTTAACGAAGCCCGGGCTACAGAAGGTGTTCCGGTGTTGCCCGATGATGACGATGATGCCGTTGATCCACATCTCGAGCGTATTAAGAATGAAGCAGGTGGAGATGATAGTGATGAAGAG GACGAAGATTTTGTCCTTGATAAGGATGATGGAGGGTCTCCTACTGATGAGTCTGGAGGGGATGATTCTGATGCCAGTGCTAGTGGCGGCGAGGAG AAACCTGCAAAAAAGAAGCCCAAAAAGGATGCTACTGTGTCAAAGCCATCTTCAAGCAGGAAAAAGGCAGACGATGAtggattgaagaagaaaaaaccGAAAAAGAAGAAGGATCCAAATGCCCCGAAGAGGGCAATTAGTGCTTTCATGTTTTTCTCGCAGAATGAAAGAGAG AATGTGAAGAGAAGTAATCCTGGAATCTCCTTCACTGAGGTTgggaaggttcttggagagagaTGGAATAAGCTGTCAG CCGAGGAGAAAGAACCCTTTGAGGCAATGGCCAAGGCAGATAAGAAACGATACACCGAGCAGATCAGTGGTTACAAGAGCGCTCAGCCGACTGCCATGGATTCAGGGGATGAATCTGGGAGTTCGTAA
- the LOC107860554 gene encoding auxin efflux carrier component 8 has protein sequence MITLRDVYNVVAATIPLYVVMIIAYISVRWWKLFSPEQCSGINKFVAKFSIPLLSFQVISGSNLYKVNLKLLVADFIQKILAVFLLAVFAKLKPKGSLTWIITGLSVSTLPNTLILGIPLIKAIFGDAAAELLAQLIALQSLVWYNLLLLLFELNATKESYVTSPSEVPVELEVPREQELEEDGEEEAKDRSLRKKTTMVILLTVGRELITNPNTHATLAGIIWSSIHFRWGVNLPKIVERSISILSDGGLGMAMFSIGVFMASQASIIACGTKKAILAMALKFVLGPVLMAISSIAVGLRGKFLKLAIVQAALPQGIVPFVFAKEYNIHPTILSTGVIFGMLIAIPITLAYYFLLEI, from the exons ATGATAACCCTACGTGATGTCTACAATGTTGTGGCAGCTACCATACCTTTATATGTTGTCATGATCATAGCCTACATCTCTGTAAGGTGGTGGAAACTCTTTTCACCAGAGCAATGCTCTGGAATCAACAAGTTTGTGGCAAAATTTTCAATACCTTTATTGTCCTTTCAAGTGATATCAGGAAGCAACCTCTACAAAGTAAACCTGAAGCTTCTAGTAGCAGATTTCATTCAAAAAATTCTTGCTGTCTTTCTACTGGCAGTTTTCGCCAAACTGAAGCCTAAAGGAAGCCTGACTTGGATCATAACAGGTCTTTCAGTTTCCACCCTTCCAAACACCTTAATCTTGGGGATCCCGCTAATAAAGGCCATTTTTGGTGATGCGGCAGCAGAACTACTAGCGCAGCTAATTGCACTTCAGAGTTTAGTTTGGTACAACCTCCTACTACTCCTGTTTGAGCTCAATGCAACAAAAGAATCTTATGTGACATCGCCATCAGAAGTACCAG TTGAGCTTGAGGTCCCTCGAGAACAAGAACTGGAAGAGGACGGGGAGGAGGAAGCAAAAGACAGATCCCTAAGGAAGAAAACAACTATGGTAATTCTTCTAACAGTTGGAAGGGAACTCATAACAAATCCTAATACACACGCAACTCTGGCCGGTATCATTTGGTCAAGCATACACTTCAG GTGGGGAGTCAATCTGCCAAAAATTGTTGAACGATCAATATCAATACTTTCAGATGGAGGACTAGGAATGGCAATGTTTAGCATAG GTGTTTTCATGGCATCCCAAGCTAGTATAATAGCATGCGGAACCAAAAAGGCAATATTAGCAATGGCACTGAAGTTTGTTCTAGGACCTGTTCTCATGGCAATCTCATCTATTGCTGTTGGACTACGGGGAAAATTCCTAAAATTGGCTATAGTGCAG GCAGCCCTTCCCCAAGGAATCGTTCCTTTTGTGTTTGCTAAGGAGTATAACATACATCCAACCATCTTAAGTACAGG GGTAATCTTTGGCATGCTGATTGCAATACCAATTACTTTGGCATACTATTTCCTGTTGGAAATCTGA